The following coding sequences lie in one Maribacter forsetii DSM 18668 genomic window:
- a CDS encoding PIN domain-containing protein, with protein MKHSVLLDTSFFIRLLNDEDKLHSNAVGYYKYFLEEEITLKVSTVTIAEYCVLGKLEDLPLMNIQILPLNLKEAQRAGEFAKIIFTENKISLSSLHPRAIIPNDSKLFAQADVDKTITHFVTSDVRSKSTLALLKKGLKPKFDIISIDIPYSETFGILDL; from the coding sequence ATGAAGCATAGTGTTTTACTTGATACTAGTTTCTTTATACGTCTTCTCAATGATGAAGACAAGCTTCACTCAAACGCCGTTGGCTATTATAAATACTTCCTTGAAGAAGAAATCACATTAAAAGTTTCTACTGTAACAATAGCTGAGTATTGTGTTTTAGGTAAATTAGAAGATTTGCCTCTTATGAATATTCAAATATTACCTTTAAACCTTAAAGAAGCTCAAAGAGCTGGTGAATTTGCCAAAATAATATTTACAGAAAACAAAATTAGCTTATCAAGTCTTCACCCTAGAGCTATAATACCAAATGACTCCAAACTATTTGCACAAGCAGATGTAGACAAGACCATAACACATTTTGTTACATCAGATGTTCGCTCGAAAAGCACATTGGCACTTCTCAAAAAAGGGTTAAAACCTAAGTTTGATATTATCAGTATCGATATCCCTTATTCAGAAACTTTTGGTATCCTCGACTTATAA
- a CDS encoding TetR/AcrR family transcriptional regulator yields the protein MPKIIAKKQDWINLGFKLFSEKGISGVIIEKMAKKLNVNKSSFYWHFKTKKEFIQQLIEFWISNETEQIIYLTNNEKSAVQKFKTLIKLSYKKMPQQDFIFYLKRYAEKEKKTKFIIEKIDSQRIEFVNRLLREMGYSEHDANIKSSLLYKHLIGYHEMIRYEKQSTNYQMIVKQELNQFIEY from the coding sequence ATGCCAAAAATAATAGCAAAAAAACAAGACTGGATTAATTTAGGTTTCAAACTCTTTTCAGAAAAAGGAATTTCAGGGGTTATAATTGAAAAGATGGCTAAAAAACTGAATGTAAACAAGTCCAGCTTCTATTGGCATTTCAAAACTAAAAAAGAGTTTATCCAACAACTAATAGAATTTTGGATAAGCAACGAAACTGAACAGATCATTTATTTAACCAACAACGAAAAATCAGCTGTACAAAAATTTAAAACGTTAATAAAGCTTTCTTATAAAAAAATGCCGCAGCAAGATTTCATTTTTTATTTAAAACGATATGCCGAAAAAGAAAAAAAGACCAAATTTATTATTGAAAAAATTGACTCTCAAAGAATCGAATTTGTGAATAGATTATTACGAGAAATGGGCTATTCAGAGCATGATGCAAATATTAAATCTTCTTTGTTATACAAACATTTAATAGGTTATCACGAAATGATTAGGTATGAAAAACAAAGTACTAATTACCAAATGATAGTTAAACAGGAATTAAACCAATTTATAGAATATTAG
- a CDS encoding SRPBCC domain-containing protein, giving the protein MKEYKIKIDIKATKETAWNVLTDFESYPKWNSVLTLNNNDSLILGRKFDVTISQTNGKHSNFKATAISKKNFQSFSATQKIIGKWFFQATHYFIIKEIDKEHITFIQKWELQGVISSVFRKQIFKELKVFDKMNNELQLLVEK; this is encoded by the coding sequence ATGAAAGAATATAAAATTAAAATAGACATAAAAGCAACAAAAGAAACAGCTTGGAACGTATTAACTGACTTTGAAAGTTATCCAAAGTGGAATTCTGTTCTAACATTGAACAATAATGACAGTTTAATACTTGGAAGAAAATTTGACGTAACAATTTCACAAACAAATGGTAAACATTCTAATTTTAAGGCAACTGCAATTAGCAAAAAGAATTTTCAATCATTTTCAGCTACTCAAAAAATAATAGGAAAATGGTTCTTTCAAGCAACACATTACTTTATTATTAAAGAAATAGACAAAGAGCATATTACATTCATCCAAAAATGGGAATTACAAGGTGTTATTTCCTCTGTCTTTCGTAAACAAATTTTCAAAGAATTAAAAGTGTTTGATAAAATGAATAACGAGCTTCAACTATTAGTTGAAAAATAA
- a CDS encoding sensor histidine kinase, translating to MPGFTIDKERLQDKTKLFLRVNYTTSIISILFGALCYFFLNITQVIPFALTGFAILNIINLLYFRSHKKIVPTFNFSSIIGLITAVVVTVYSGGIHSPFIFMIPLIAFGGFVNSTKYGRVYFNIITILILLVFTQSIPELSITENLIPKESSSVFSLVSVLFAVFILGNTLGKTLLKTYNAMYSSKKALANQVHEKENLLKEVHHRVKNNLQTVSSLLSLQSRNIETGPMKGLLKGTQNRVIAMAMVHEMLYMRNDISHIEYKSYVLELGEYLIRSIKGNDNNVDLKIDIPDIKLGIDTAIPLGLLINETLTNALKYGIESDNEGEISIKLQQDTEKENCYILEIGDNGIGFPETINYKTTKSLGLKLIHNLTRQLRGTIERDNSKKGTNYIIKFQEIKQQLSPVA from the coding sequence ATGCCCGGATTTACCATTGACAAAGAACGTCTACAGGATAAAACCAAACTATTTTTAAGGGTAAATTATACCACAAGCATCATCTCCATCCTTTTTGGAGCTTTATGCTATTTCTTTTTGAACATAACACAAGTTATACCCTTTGCACTTACTGGCTTTGCTATTTTAAACATTATCAATTTACTTTACTTCAGGTCTCATAAAAAAATAGTCCCAACATTTAATTTCTCATCTATTATAGGTTTAATTACCGCTGTAGTAGTAACCGTATATAGTGGTGGTATTCATAGTCCGTTTATATTCATGATTCCGTTGATTGCCTTTGGTGGGTTTGTAAACAGTACTAAATATGGTAGGGTATATTTTAATATTATAACTATTCTTATTCTATTGGTATTTACGCAGAGCATACCTGAATTAAGCATTACAGAAAATTTAATTCCAAAAGAATCGAGCTCGGTCTTTAGTTTGGTTTCCGTTTTATTCGCTGTATTTATTTTAGGAAACACCTTAGGAAAAACACTTCTAAAAACCTACAATGCCATGTACAGTTCTAAAAAGGCATTGGCAAATCAAGTACACGAAAAAGAAAACCTTTTAAAAGAAGTACATCACAGAGTAAAAAACAATCTACAAACAGTTTCCAGTTTGTTAAGCTTACAATCTAGAAATATAGAAACCGGACCAATGAAAGGTCTTTTAAAAGGCACTCAGAATAGGGTAATTGCCATGGCAATGGTTCATGAAATGTTGTATATGCGTAATGATATTAGCCATATTGAATACAAATCTTACGTGCTAGAATTAGGTGAATATTTAATTCGTTCTATAAAAGGAAATGATAATAATGTTGACTTAAAAATTGATATCCCGGATATAAAATTGGGTATAGATACCGCCATTCCATTAGGACTTTTAATTAATGAAACATTGACGAATGCCTTAAAATATGGCATTGAAAGTGATAACGAAGGTGAAATTAGTATTAAGCTTCAACAGGATACAGAAAAAGAAAACTGTTATATCTTAGAAATTGGTGATAATGGAATCGGCTTCCCTGAAACCATTAACTACAAAACCACTAAATCTTTAGGTTTAAAACTGATTCACAATCTTACCCGCCAATTACGCGGAACAATAGAACGCGATAATTCTAAAAAAGGAACTAACTACATCATCAAGTTCCAAGAAATCAAGCAACAACTATCTCCAGTTGCTTAA